A window of the Zootoca vivipara chromosome 14, rZooViv1.1, whole genome shotgun sequence genome harbors these coding sequences:
- the ACSBG1 gene encoding long-chain-fatty-acid--CoA ligase ACSBG1, with amino-acid sequence MTESNGIRNLSEAQNNWKDSGTGPEDSSVPLWTTSADGLVKLRMDPTCLQAPITVHQMFQESLEKYGSLNAMASKKDGEWEKITFAEYYNYSRKAAKSFLKLGLERFHSVAILGFNSTEWFISAVGAVFAGGIVTGIYTTSSPQACHYIAQDCRANIIVVENQKQLDKIMQIQNCLPHLKAIVMYRGPLAEKHPNLYTMDEFMELGNEIQDGELDALIESQKPNQCCVLIYTSGTTGKPKGVMLNHDNITWTSAHASRAGDMQPAEIQQETIVSYLPLSHIAAQIYDLWTGIKWGEQVYFAEPDALKAGLVGTLKEVLPTSHMGVPRVWEKIMEKIKDASSQSGFVKKKILSWAMSVSLEQNLSASNSDLKPFRMRLADSLVLAKIRQALGFSRCEKHFCGAAPLSTEALHFFLGLNIPLYEAYGMSETTGPHCMSSPYVYRRYSCGKAIPGCKVKLMNKDDDGNGEICFWGRTVFMGYLNMEDKTREALDEDGWLHSGDLGKMDSDGFLYVTGRIKEILITAGGENIPPVPLEDAVKRELPLVSNTMLIGDQKKFLSMLLTLKCAVDPETSEPTDSLTQEAREFCQKVGSKATQVSEIVRTRDLAVYRAIQDGIDRVNGRAAANVQRIQKWAVLEKDFSISGGEFGPTMKLKRQTVVEKYKDEIDSFYKK; translated from the exons TGCCTCTCTGGACCACGTCTGCTGATGGGCTGGTTAAGCTGAGGATGGACCCCACGTGTCTGCAAGCTCCCATAACTGTTCACCAGATGTTTCAAGAATCCTTAGAGAAATACGGGTCTCTCAATGCAATGGCCAGCAAGAAGGACGGGGAATGGGAAAAGATCACCTTTGCTGAGTATTACAACTATTCTCGCAAAGCAGCTAAAAGCTTCCTGAAG cttggCCTTGAGCGATTCCACAGTGTAGCGATACTTGGGTTCAATTCCACAGAATGGTTCATTTCAGCCGTGGGAGCTGTTTTTGCTGG CGGCATTGTGACAGGAATCTACACAACCAGTTCTCCTCAGGCCTGCCACTACATTGCTCAGGACTGCCGAGCCAATATCATTGTGGTCGAAAACCAGAAACAACTGGACAAAATCATGCAA ATCCAGAATTGTTTACCACACTTGAAGGCCATTGTGATGTACAGGGGGCCCTTGGCTGAGAAGCATCCCAATTTGTACACG ATGGATGAATTTATGGAGTTGGGCAATGAGATCCAGGATGGAGAGCTGGATGCTCTAATTGAGTCCCAAAAGCCAAATCAATGTTGCGTTCTGATCTACACATCCGGAACGACGGGGAAACCCAAAGGGGTGATGCTTAACCATGACAAT ATAACCTGGACTTCGGCCCATGCCAGCCGGGCAGGGGACATGCAGCCGGCTGAAATCCAGCAGGAGACCATTGTCAGCTACCTTCCTCTCAGCCACATTGCTGCCCAGATTTATGACCTCTGGACTGGAATCAAGTGGGGAGAACAGGTCTACTTTGCAGAGCCAGATGCCTTAAAG GCGGGCTTGGTGGGTACCCTGAAAGAGGTGCTGCCCACCTCACATATGGGAGTTCCCCGGGTGTGGGAGAAGATCATGGAAAAGATCAAAGATGCCTCTTCTCAATCTGGCTTTGTGAAGAAGAAAATCCTGTCTTGGGCCATGTCGGTCAGCTTGGAACAAAACCTGAGTGCCTCTAATAG TGATTTAAAGCCCTTTCGAATGAGGTTAGCAGACTCTTTGGTACTTGCTAAAATCCGCCAGGCTCTGGGCTTTTCTCGGTGTGAGAAGCACTTCTGTGGGGCCGCTCCTCTCTCGACAGAAGCGCTGCACTTCTTCCTGGGCCTCAACATCCCCTTGTATGAAGCTTATGGGATGAGCGAGACCACCGGCCCACACTGCATGTCCAGCCCATATGTTTACCGGCGTTACAG CTGCGGCAAAGCTATCCCAGGCTGCAAAGTGAAGTTAATGAACAAGGATGACGACGGCAATGGGGAGATTTGTTTCTGGGGGCGAACTGTTTTCATGGGCTACTTAAACATGGAGGACAAGACCAGGGAAGCGCTTGATGAGGATGGCTGGCTGCATTCTGGAGATCTGGGGAAGATGGACAGCGATGGGTTCCTCTACGTCACAGGAAGAATTAAAG AGATCCTGATTACAGCTGGGGGTGAAAACATCCCTCCAGTCCCCCTCGAAGATGCTGTCAAGAGGGAGCTGCCTCTTGTGAGCAACACCATGCTGATTGGAGATCAGAAGAAATTCTTGTCCATGTTACTGACTTTAAAG TGTGCAGTGGATCCTGAGACTTCTGAGCCTACAGACAGCCTGACCCAAGAAGCCAGGGAGTTTTGCCAGAAAGTTGGCAGCAAAGCCACTCAAGTGTCTGAGATTGTGCGGACAAGAGATCTGGCTGTTTATCGGGCCATCCAAGATGGCATAGACAGAGTCAATGGGCGGGCAGCAGCCAATGTTCAGCGCATTCAGAAGTGGGCAGTCCTAGAAAAGGATTTTTCAATTTCTGGTGGGGAATTTG GTCCAACCATGAAATTAAAGCGGCAAACTGTTGTTGAGAAGTACAAAGATGaaattgattcattttacaaaaaataa